In Osmia lignaria lignaria isolate PbOS001 chromosome 5, iyOsmLign1, whole genome shotgun sequence, a single genomic region encodes these proteins:
- the Fen1 gene encoding flap structure-specific endonuclease 1 isoform X2 codes for MTGLAKLIADVAPHAIKERELKHYFGRKIALDAPMCLYQFLIAVRSEGAQLTTADGETTSHLMGMFYRTIRLVEQGIKPVYVFDGKPPNLKGGELAKRAERRDEAQKQLQAAEEAGNVEDIDKFNRRLVKVTQDHTNEAKQLLKLMGIPYIDAPCEAEAQCAALVKAGKVFATATEDMDALTFGCDVLLRRLTSSEAKKLPVQEIHFDKVLEGLELNHNEFIDLCILLGCDYTGSIKGIGPKKAIDLIKTHRSLEKILENIDTAKFIVPEDWNYKQARLLFQKPEIMDDEQIELKWSEPDEEGLVQFLCGKQFNEGRVRNGATKLHKARHTSTQGRLDTFFKVLPNQNLNLKRKAEETNAANKKGKKGTKGKPRGKAK; via the exons ATGACAG GTTTGGCTAAATTAATAGCAGATGTAGCACCACACGCTATCAAAGAACGAGAATTGAAGCATTATTTTG GTCGTAAAATAGCACTCGATGCGCCAATGTGCTTGTATCAATTTCTTATCGCAGTTCGCAGTGAGGGTGCACAGCTAACTACAGCGGATGGTGAAACAACAAG cCACTTAATGGGTATGTTCTACCGAACAATACGTTTAGTAGAACAAGGAATAAAACCAGTGTACGTATTTGATGGAAAACCACCAAATTTAAAAGGTGGTGAATTAGCTAAACGTGCTGAAAGAAGGGACGAAGCTCAAAAACAGTTACAAGCAGCAGAAGAGGCTG gaaATGTAGAGGATATAGATAAATTTAACAGAAGATTAGTAAAAGTCACACAAGATCATACAAATGAAGCAAAGCAGTTATTGAAGTTGATGGGTATTCCCTATATTGAT gcACCATGCGAAGCCGAAGCACAATGCGCTGCTTTAGTAAAAGCTGGCAAAGTTTTTGCAACAGCTACAGAAGATATGGATGCACTTACTTTTGGATGTGATGTTTTGCTTAGGCGATTAACATCCAGTGAAGCCAAAAAATTGCCTGTACAAGAGATTCATTTTGATAAAGTATTAGAAGGTCTTGAACTGAATCATAATGAA TTTATCGATCTTTGTATACTGTTAGGCTGTGATTATACAGGTAGTATTAAAGGAATAGGGCCAAAAAAAGCTATAGACTTGATTAAAACACACAGATCACTTGAAAAGATCCTAGAAAACATAGATACAGCGAAGTTTATAGTTCCTGAAGATTGGAATTATAAGCAAGCTCGACTACTGTTTCAAAAGCCTGAAATCATGGATGATGAGCAGATTGAA tTGAAATGGTCAGAACCAGACGAAGAGGGTTTAGTACAGTTTTTATGTGGTAAGCAATTTAATGAGGGAAGAGTAAGAAATGGAGCAACAAAATTACATAAAGCACGACATACTTCTACTCAAGGAAGATTAGACACATTCTTTAAAGTACTACCTAATCAAAATCTCAACTTAAAACGTAAA GCAGAAGAAACAAATGCAGCaaataaaaaagggaaaaaaggtaCGAAAGGAAAACCACGTGGAAaggcaaaataa
- the Fen1 gene encoding flap structure-specific endonuclease 1 isoform X1: MGILGLAKLIADVAPHAIKERELKHYFGRKIALDAPMCLYQFLIAVRSEGAQLTTADGETTSHLMGMFYRTIRLVEQGIKPVYVFDGKPPNLKGGELAKRAERRDEAQKQLQAAEEAGNVEDIDKFNRRLVKVTQDHTNEAKQLLKLMGIPYIDAPCEAEAQCAALVKAGKVFATATEDMDALTFGCDVLLRRLTSSEAKKLPVQEIHFDKVLEGLELNHNEFIDLCILLGCDYTGSIKGIGPKKAIDLIKTHRSLEKILENIDTAKFIVPEDWNYKQARLLFQKPEIMDDEQIELKWSEPDEEGLVQFLCGKQFNEGRVRNGATKLHKARHTSTQGRLDTFFKVLPNQNLNLKRKAEETNAANKKGKKGTKGKPRGKAK; the protein is encoded by the exons ATGGGTATTCTAGGTTTGGCTAAATTAATAGCAGATGTAGCACCACACGCTATCAAAGAACGAGAATTGAAGCATTATTTTG GTCGTAAAATAGCACTCGATGCGCCAATGTGCTTGTATCAATTTCTTATCGCAGTTCGCAGTGAGGGTGCACAGCTAACTACAGCGGATGGTGAAACAACAAG cCACTTAATGGGTATGTTCTACCGAACAATACGTTTAGTAGAACAAGGAATAAAACCAGTGTACGTATTTGATGGAAAACCACCAAATTTAAAAGGTGGTGAATTAGCTAAACGTGCTGAAAGAAGGGACGAAGCTCAAAAACAGTTACAAGCAGCAGAAGAGGCTG gaaATGTAGAGGATATAGATAAATTTAACAGAAGATTAGTAAAAGTCACACAAGATCATACAAATGAAGCAAAGCAGTTATTGAAGTTGATGGGTATTCCCTATATTGAT gcACCATGCGAAGCCGAAGCACAATGCGCTGCTTTAGTAAAAGCTGGCAAAGTTTTTGCAACAGCTACAGAAGATATGGATGCACTTACTTTTGGATGTGATGTTTTGCTTAGGCGATTAACATCCAGTGAAGCCAAAAAATTGCCTGTACAAGAGATTCATTTTGATAAAGTATTAGAAGGTCTTGAACTGAATCATAATGAA TTTATCGATCTTTGTATACTGTTAGGCTGTGATTATACAGGTAGTATTAAAGGAATAGGGCCAAAAAAAGCTATAGACTTGATTAAAACACACAGATCACTTGAAAAGATCCTAGAAAACATAGATACAGCGAAGTTTATAGTTCCTGAAGATTGGAATTATAAGCAAGCTCGACTACTGTTTCAAAAGCCTGAAATCATGGATGATGAGCAGATTGAA tTGAAATGGTCAGAACCAGACGAAGAGGGTTTAGTACAGTTTTTATGTGGTAAGCAATTTAATGAGGGAAGAGTAAGAAATGGAGCAACAAAATTACATAAAGCACGACATACTTCTACTCAAGGAAGATTAGACACATTCTTTAAAGTACTACCTAATCAAAATCTCAACTTAAAACGTAAA GCAGAAGAAACAAATGCAGCaaataaaaaagggaaaaaaggtaCGAAAGGAAAACCACGTGGAAaggcaaaataa
- the Rs1 gene encoding dead-box helicase Rs1, with translation MDNNYDLIKTIEDDQEVPDFSENSDAEDDFQPHKQKKKEKKEFDRNFQFLNDAADYNKDTWNDLNKYIKRKVKTKLDDKIKNIRNESEKENTIDDDFIVDSSEIKKEDDEISLSDDELKKDVFKTKEKKNKKKKNVKENDEETIDFEEYSNSESHATFYQMNLSRPLLKAITTMNFVHPTPIQAATIPVALMGRDICGCAATGTGKTAAYMLPTLERLLYRPLDGPAISRVLVLVPTRELGVQVYQVTKQLAQFTTIEVGLSVGGLDVKVQETVLRKNPDIVIATPGRLIDHLKNTPTFSLDSIEVLILDEADRMLDEYFAEQMKYIIQQCSRTRQTMLFSATMTEEVKDLVAVSLDKPVKVFVDSNQDVAFNLRQEFIRIRKEREGDREAVLAALVCRTFHDHAMVFVQTKKQAHRLHILLGLLGIKVGELHGNLTQPQRLENLRRFKNEEIDILLATDVAARGLDISGVKTVINFVMPATMQHYIHRVGRTARAGRVGVSVSLAGEQERSLVKEIIKNAKNPVKNRIIPPDIIEKYNKKLQSLEPDIKKILEEERNERELAKIENQANRVEKLLKDDNKTVQRTWFQTQKERKEEKEKLSLTEKQVKANKGKKRQSDEAPNVVKDKKKKLSKEPKKETAEDRANKELEKIAAFQARLAKKKNKQKKLRTVVDDKFMTNKRGSLKRLKSSFAADLTDTSKKAVKKMRYEANIKKNERKRKGAHNLDRGKKDTRKSFRKR, from the exons ATGGATAATAATtatgatttaataaaaacaattgAGGATGATCAAGAAGTGCCAGATTTCTCTGAAAATTCTGATGCAGAAGACGAT TTTCAGCCtcataaacaaaagaaaaaggaaaagaaagagttTGAtaggaattttcaatttttaaatgatgcTGCAGattataataaagatacatggAATGATTTAAACAAGTATATTAAGAGAAAAGTTAAAACAAAACTggatgataaaattaaaaacattcgAAATGAATCTGAGAAAGAA AATACAATAGATGATGACTTCATTGTAGATTcatctgaaattaaaaaagaagatgaTGAAATTTCATTGTCAGACGATGAACTTAAGAAAG ATGTATTTAagacaaaagaaaagaagaataaaaagaaaaaaaatgtcaagGAAAATGATGAAGAAACGATTGATTTTGAGGAATATTCAAACTCAGAATCTCATGCAACATTTTATCAAATGAATCTATCACGTCCTCTATTAAAG GCAATAACAACCATGAATTTTGTCCATCCAACACCTATCCAAGCTGCTACCATTCCTGTTGCATTAATGGGTCGTGATATATGTGGTTGTGCTGCAACAGGTACTGGTAAAACTGCAGCTTATATGTTACCGACTCTAGAAAGATTATTATATAGACCATTAGATGGTCCTGCTATTTCTCGAGTTCTTGTACTTGTTCCAACAAGAGAACTTGGTGTACAAGTGTATCAAGTTACAAAACAATTAGCACAGTTTACAACAATTGAAGTAGGATTATCTGTTGGTGGTTTAGATGTAAAAGTTCaa GAAACTGTATTAAGGAAAAATCCAGATATTGTAATAGCTACTCCTGGAAGATTAATTGATCATTTGAAAAATACACCTACATTTTCATTAGATAGCATTGAAGTACTTATTTTGGATGAAGCAGACAG GATGTTAGATGAATACTTTGCAGAacagatgaaatatataatacagCAATGTTCAAGAACTAGACAAACAATGCTGTTCTCAGCTACAATGACAGAAGAAGTAAAAGATTTGGTTGCTGTATCTTTAGATAAACCAGTTAAAGTATTTGTAGATAGTAATCAAGATGTTGCTTTCAATTTGCGTCAGGAATTTATTAG AATACGAAAAGAACGAGAAGGCGATCGGGAAGCAGTTTTAGCTGCTTTAGTTTGTAGAACTTTTCATGATCATGCTATGGTTTTTGTGCAGACAAAGAAACAAGCTCATAGACTGCACATTCTATTAGGATTGTTAggtatcaag GTTGGAGAACTCCATGGTAATCTTACACAACCACAACGTTTAGAAAACTTGAGGAGATTTAAGAACGAGGAAATAGATATTTTATTAGCAACGGATGTTGCTGCAAGAGGTTTGGATATTAGTGGTGTGAAAACTGTAATTAATTTCGTAATGCCAGCAACTATGCAACACTATATTCATAG AGTAGGAAGGACAGCTAGGGCTGGTCGTGTTGGAGTGTCAGTATCATTGGCTGGAGAACAGGAACGTTCTTTGGTTAaagaaattatcaaaaatgcaaAAAATCCAGTAAAAAATCGAATAATACCACCcgatataatagaaaaatataataaaaagttaCAATCTCTAGAACCTGATATTAAAAAGAttttagaagaagaaagaaatgaaagagaatTAGCTAAAATAGAAAATCAGGCAAATCGCGTTGAAAAGTTACTAAAGGATGATAATAAAACAGTACAAAGGACTTGGTTCCAAAcacagaaggaaagaaaagaagaaaaag aaaaattatcaCTAACAGAAAAGCAGGTGAAGGCTAATAAAGGGAAGAAAAGACAAAGTGATGAGGCTCCAAATGTAGTtaaagataagaaaaagaaattatccaAAGAACCTAAAAAAGAAACGGCGGAAGATAGGGCAAataaagaattagaaaaaattgcGGCATTCCAAGCAAGATTAGCtaaaaagaagaacaaacaaAAGAAACTCCGTACAGTCGTAGATGATAAATTTATGACTAATAAAAGAG GGTCGTTAAAACGGTTAAAATCTTCATTTGCTGCTGATTTGACCGACACTAGTAAGAAAGCTGTAAAAAAAATGCGTTATGA GGCAAacattaagaaaaatgaaaggaaaagaaaaggcgCACACAATTTAGACAGAGGAAAGAAGGATACTAGGAAATCTTTTAGGAAACGTTAA